Genomic DNA from Salinibacter pepae:
GCCCTCCTGCAGGCCCTCCACGCTCGGAGCGTGGACGCGATCGTGCACCTGGCGGCCCGGGCCGGCGTGCGCCCGTCGATTGAGGCGCCGATGGCCTACGAAGAGACGAACGTCGGCGGCACGCAGTCGATGCTGGAGGTGGCCCAGGAGTTGGGCATCGACACATTCATCTACGGCTCCTCCTCGTCCGTCTACGGCACCAACGACACGGTGCCCTTCGCGGAGGCCGACCCGGTGGGTGAACCGATCTCGCCGTACGCCGCCACGAAACGCTCCGGCGAGCTGCTGACGCACACGTTCCACCACCTCTACGGGCTCACCGTCCACTGCCTCCGCTTCTTCACGGTCTATGGCCCCCGCCAGCGGCCGGACCAGGCGATCCACCGGTTTGCCCGGCAGCTGCTGACCGATCAGCCCATCACCATGTATGGCGATGGCACCTCGCGCCGGGACTACACCTACGTCGCCGACATCGTCGACGGCATCGCCCGCAGCCTGCGCCGCGCGAAAGGGCTCGACAACCCCGAGTATGAGATCATCAACCTGGGCGGCTCGGAGACGACGCAGCTTAAGGATCTCATCTCCGGGATTGCGGAGGCGATGGAGATCACGCCGGAAATCGAGCAGCTCCCCACCCAGCCGGGGGACATGACACGCACGTACGCCGACATTTCCAAGGCGAAGCGGCTCCTGGACTGGACGCCCGAGACGCCAATCGACGAGGGGCTGCAGAAGTTCGCGGACTGGGTCACGGCATACTACGCGGACCGGCCGGTGTTGGAGGTGTGATTTTGGGCGTGGGCGTTTAGAGCGTGGGTGTGGAGGGCGTGGGAGCAAAGAGTGGAGGAGAATGGGGGAGAGGGAGCGGTTGTACGTTACGCGTTTTGCGTTGGGTGTTTGAAAAGAGACAGGGGGAATGGACGTACGGAGCAATGTCGGCGTGTACTTGTATGTGCTGTACTAATTACGTATACGATACCCTACCAAGAGTATGACCCAGGTCCCGCTTCGAGAAGCGCAAGACTGTCTTGAGGCCCTTCTCGCTCGTGTGGAGGAAGGGGAAATGATTCTCATTACGCGGTCGGGACGCCCCCCGGTTCGTCTTGGGCCTGTACAGTCACAAGACGAAGAGGAGAATACCTTGCCGTCGCTCCATCAGTGGCGTGAAGATCTTCAGGTGAAGGGGGAGCCCCTCAGTGAAACGATACAGCATCAGCGAGAGGAGAATCGATATTGACCCAATACGTCGACACAAGCATTCTGGCGGTGTACTACTGCCCCGAGCCACTCAGCGGACGGGTGGAGCAACGGCTTCGTGCTCTTCGACCTCCCGTCGTTAGCTGGTTGACAGACGTGGAGATGCACTCGGCGCTGGCAAAGAAAGTGCGGAGGGGCGAATTGGCGGAAGAAGATGCCGAGCGGGTTCAGGACCTCTTCCGTACCCACGTGTCCCATGCATTGTATGAGGTCGCGGCAATCGAACACGGGGATTTTGTGCAGGCCCGGCAGTGGATCGCTCGAATGGACACGGCGCTCCGGACCCTGGATGCGTTGCACCTTGCCGTGGCCCGTTGTCGAGACCGGGAGGTTCTGACGGCGGATGAGGGGGTGGCAGACGCCGGTCGCACCTTCGAGCTGGACGTAGAATTGATGCGCGCCGGTGATTCTTCGTGACCGGGAAAAGGGAGGAAGGCGGATACGTGTCGTCATCGTGTTCGACACTCCCTACTGCAGTGTAATCGGTGCCGATTTGCAGGTGCGGAGTGTCGGATCCATCACTGTTTTGGAAGAAACGACGGACTGCAGGGGGCGTACGTTGATTCCAATTGAGTAGCTGTCTGCAGACGGAACCTCTGATCCGTGATCGGTGGTGGCTCGTCTGTCGGAGACGATGCGGAACCGTATGAAAAAGTGATACGCGTTCATGACCAAGGTTGCTCACGAACACCGGACCGAGATTTTGCAGCTTGCTCGCGAGCACGGGGCGTACGATGTCCGGCTCTTTGGGTCGGTCGCCCGCGGTGAGGATCGGCCGGACAGCGATCTCGATCTGCTCGTTCGGATGGAGGACGGCCGAAGTTTGCTAGATCACGTCGCTCTGAAGCAGGACCTTGAAGATCTGCTGGGACGAGATGTCGATGTGGTGACGGAAGCATCGTTGCACCCGGGGCTTCGCGATCAGGTGCTTCGGGAGGCCGTTTCCCTTCAATGAGTGCCGATGAGACGGATGAACTGTACCTTGAGCATATCCGAGAGCGCATCGGGCGGATTGAAGCATGTGCCCAAGAGGGACGAGAGGCCTTCGACGCGTCGCCCATCCTTCAAGATGCGGTCATGCGCAATTTCGAGGTGATTGGGGAAGCGGTGAAACAGCTCTCTCCCGATCTTCGGGACCGGTATGCAAGCGTGGAATGGCGCCGAGTGGCGGGCTTTCGAGATGTGCTTATTCACAATTACATGGGGGTTGACCTTGATGAAGTGTGGAACGTGATCGAAAAGGACCTGCCGCGGCTCAAACGTACGGTGACAGCCATGTTGGACGACATGAACGGATGACTCCCTTTTTTCGTCCAGGGTATCCTGATCGACGTTAGTGGCGTTTCATACCAAGTCGGTGCGCGGAGGGAAAATTGGACCTGATCCCGGTGATCAGGACGATCTGCGCCCTGAGCGAAGCGAGGAAGTGCTTTCAGAGTGCGCCCTGAGCGAAGCGAGGAAGTGCTTTCAGAGTGCGCCCTGAGCGAAGCGAGGAAGTGCTTTCAGAGTGCGCCCCTACGCGGACATTTCGAAGGCGAAGCAGCTGCTGGACTGGGAACCGGAGACGCCGATCGACGAGGGGCTGGAGAACTTTGCCGACAGGGTGACGGCCTACTACGCCGATCGGCCGGTGTTGGAGGTGTGAACTGAGCGTGGGGGGTTGTGTGTTGAGGGTTGTGCGTTGGGCGTTTTGCGTTCAGCGTTGGGCGTTTGGATAGTGAAGGAGGTGCATCCCCGCGCGAAGGGAAAATGAGTGGAGAGGCAAGCAAGCCGTTACAACGAACAGGACTGCCTACATCCAACCCGCGAAGTGAGGAGGGTTGAAACGACTTCTCATCATCCTTGAGCCGGCTATCTGGCCCTATCATCTCATCGCGAGGGCGCGGCACATGGTGAGCGAAGCGCCCGTCTCCGACTGACGGTGAGGAGACAACAGAAACGGAATGTGTTGAGGGGCGTTGGCTTCACGCAATCTATCACATGATCTTCCGATCTGTCATGGAGGTCATCAAACTCACGGCGCACGTGCAGCCGGACGGGACCCTTGAGTGGCCGGAGCCGCCCCCGAACTTGCCGGCGGGCGACGCCGAAGTCCTTTTGCTTGTCCCGTCCGCGCCTGAACGGGCGACGGCCTCTTCGGAGGCATCGTCGAGCGAACCGTCCGAAGACGTACTGGCAACGAACTGGCTGCGTCTCCGCGGGGACAGCTGGACGGGGGGTGCATTGCGGCGTGAAGACCTCTATGGTGAGGCAGGGCGGTAACGTGACTGAATCGCGAGGAAAGGTCGATCGATGTATGGTCGACACCAATATTCTGGTCTATGCGACGATCGACGAGGCCCCAAAGTGCGGCGAAGCACGCCGGTGGATGCAGCGCCTTCAGAAGGACGGCGTCCAGCTTTGTGCAACGCCGCAGATTTACCGGGAGTACCTGGTCGTCCTGACGCGCGGCAGCGTGTTTGAACGACGCTTTTCGTCGGACGAAGCGCTTGCCACGCTCAACGACACACGCCCGGCGTTTCGAACCCTTTCGCCGACGGGCGATACGTCCGAAAAGTGTACGTTGCTCCTTCAGCGCTACGGCGTCCGTAGCAAGCAGGTGCATGATGCCAATATCGTTGCCGTCATGATGACGTACGGCCTCAAGGGGCTTGCCACGTTTGACTTCTCCCCCGGATAAATCCGGGGGATTCTTGCTCACGCGGCTGGCGTAGAAGCTGTCGCTTCGTTCCAGCACTCAGAATTACTCATTCACAGGACCATGCACGTTCAGCACAAAGGCGTCCCGCGTCTTACTGTGTCCTCCAGAGTCATTGGCCTTTTGGGAGGCTCCCGCCAGCCCAGCGGTACGAATGTTTTTGGCGGCGTTGATGTCTCGGTCGTGACTGGCCTCACAACGGGGGCAGTCCCACGACCGCACCGACAACGGCTTGCTCTCGGTGACGTAACCGCATTCAGAGCAACGTTTAGTTGAAGGGAACCAGCGGTCGATTTTGACGACTGTCCGACCTGCCTCTTTCGCTTTATACTCGATCATTCGAACGAGCGTAGACCATCCAGTATCGCTTATCGACCGGGCAAGGTTCCGGTTCTGCTGCATTCCCTTCACGTTCAGGCTTTCCAGAGCGATGACTTGGTTCTCGTCAACGACCTTTCGAGACAGTTTGTGAAGAAAGTCTTCTCGTTTGTCTTGAATCTCGGCGTGGATCTTCGCTACGCGCTGCTTCTGCTTCTTCCAGTTCTCCGATCCCTTTTCCTTGCGAGAGAGACGGCGTTGTGCTTTCTGGAGTCGGTAGAGGTCATCTTCCAGATACTTCGGATTCCCCGACTTCCAACCGTCGGAGGTAACAACCACATCGGCCACGCCAAGATCAATGCCGACCGACTTATGGTCACCCTCTTTGTCAGTGACAACTGGCCTTGGCTCTGGATCAGGTAACGTGCAGGTAATACTCACGAAGTACCGACCTGCTGGATCTTTTGTGAGCGTAACCGAGGTCGGTTTGGCTTCTTCGGGCAGGTCACGGCTCCAGCGCACGTTCAGGCTTCCCGGCACTTTCGCCACCGACAGTTTCTTGCCGTGAAGCGTGAAGGCGTTGGAAGCGAATCGGGCTGCTTGCTTGTCGTGTTTGGCTTTGAAATTGGGGTATCCACACCGGCCGTCGAAGAAATTCTGAAAGGCTTGGTCGAGGTCGCGGAGCTTCTGTTGGAGTGCCACCGACGAGACCTCGCGGAGCCAAGTTTTCTCTTTCTTGAGTCCAGTCAGGCGTTTGGCCGTGTCGGTGTAGCTCAGGCTTTCGCCTTCTTCGTAGTAGGCATCGGTACGAAGCTCCAAGGCCCAGTTCCAGACGTACCGGGTGTGTCCGAAGACTTTGGCGAGAACCGCCTCCTGGTCTTCGGTCGGATAGAACCGGT
This window encodes:
- a CDS encoding NAD-dependent epimerase/dehydratase family protein, whose protein sequence is MHVCVTGGAGFIGGHLCRRLLNGGHHVTAIDNFDPFYPRAMKEEGIEDFPRERFTLIEADIGDTDALLQALHARSVDAIVHLAARAGVRPSIEAPMAYEETNVGGTQSMLEVAQELGIDTFIYGSSSSVYGTNDTVPFAEADPVGEPISPYAATKRSGELLTHTFHHLYGLTVHCLRFFTVYGPRQRPDQAIHRFARQLLTDQPITMYGDGTSRRDYTYVADIVDGIARSLRRAKGLDNPEYEIINLGGSETTQLKDLISGIAEAMEITPEIEQLPTQPGDMTRTYADISKAKRLLDWTPETPIDEGLQKFADWVTAYYADRPVLEV
- a CDS encoding type II toxin-antitoxin system Phd/YefM family antitoxin, encoding MTQVPLREAQDCLEALLARVEEGEMILITRSGRPPVRLGPVQSQDEEENTLPSLHQWREDLQVKGEPLSETIQHQREENRY
- a CDS encoding type II toxin-antitoxin system VapC family toxin; the encoded protein is MTQYVDTSILAVYYCPEPLSGRVEQRLRALRPPVVSWLTDVEMHSALAKKVRRGELAEEDAERVQDLFRTHVSHALYEVAAIEHGDFVQARQWIARMDTALRTLDALHLAVARCRDREVLTADEGVADAGRTFELDVELMRAGDSS
- a CDS encoding nucleotidyltransferase family protein; translated protein: MTKVAHEHRTEILQLAREHGAYDVRLFGSVARGEDRPDSDLDLLVRMEDGRSLLDHVALKQDLEDLLGRDVDVVTEASLHPGLRDQVLREAVSLQ
- a CDS encoding HepT-like ribonuclease domain-containing protein; translation: MSADETDELYLEHIRERIGRIEACAQEGREAFDASPILQDAVMRNFEVIGEAVKQLSPDLRDRYASVEWRRVAGFRDVLIHNYMGVDLDEVWNVIEKDLPRLKRTVTAMLDDMNG
- a CDS encoding type II toxin-antitoxin system VapC family toxin; this translates as MVDTNILVYATIDEAPKCGEARRWMQRLQKDGVQLCATPQIYREYLVVLTRGSVFERRFSSDEALATLNDTRPAFRTLSPTGDTSEKCTLLLQRYGVRSKQVHDANIVAVMMTYGLKGLATFDFSPG
- a CDS encoding RNA-guided endonuclease InsQ/TnpB family protein, translating into MAQKKGFKYRFYPTEDQEAVLAKVFGHTRYVWNWALELRTDAYYEEGESLSYTDTAKRLTGLKKEKTWLREVSSVALQQKLRDLDQAFQNFFDGRCGYPNFKAKHDKQAARFASNAFTLHGKKLSVAKVPGSLNVRWSRDLPEEAKPTSVTLTKDPAGRYFVSITCTLPDPEPRPVVTDKEGDHKSVGIDLGVADVVVTSDGWKSGNPKYLEDDLYRLQKAQRRLSRKEKGSENWKKQKQRVAKIHAEIQDKREDFLHKLSRKVVDENQVIALESLNVKGMQQNRNLARSISDTGWSTLVRMIEYKAKEAGRTVVKIDRWFPSTKRCSECGYVTESKPLSVRSWDCPRCEASHDRDINAAKNIRTAGLAGASQKANDSGGHSKTRDAFVLNVHGPVNE